The following are encoded together in the Triticum dicoccoides isolate Atlit2015 ecotype Zavitan chromosome 6B, WEW_v2.0, whole genome shotgun sequence genome:
- the LOC119322615 gene encoding nuclear transcription factor Y subunit B-1-like: MGGSSKKRGGQRGEGDAENPAAEGGSALPMANVVRLMRRVLPSNVKIAETAKQLTHDCAVEFVGFVGGEASERARSEHRRTVAPEDFTWSCQNLGFDSYVQPMETYLRGYREYDIARGRSSRGARPPAPPAMASFLPPGQPVTVTEEELEFLRSVVPPPPEGY, encoded by the exons ATGGGAGGGAGCAGCAAGAAACGTG GTGGGCAGCGCGGCGAGGGCGACGCGGAGAACCCGGCGGCGGAGGGGGGCAGCGCGCTGCCGATGGCCAACGTCGTGCGCCTGATGAGGCGGGTGCTGCCGTCGAACGTCAAGATCGCCGAGACCGCGAAGCAGCTCACCCACGACTGCGCGGTCGAGTTCGTCGGCTTCGTCGGCGGCGAGGCGTCCGAGCGGGCCAGGTCGGAGCACCGCCGCACCGTCGCGCCGGAGGACTTCACCTGGTCCTGCCAGAACCTCGGGTTCGACAGCTACGTCCAGCCCATGGAGACCTACCTCCGCGGCTACCGCGAGTACGACATCGCCCGTGGCAGGAGCAGCcgcggggcgcgccctcctgcgccGCCGGCGATGGCATCGTTCCTACCGCCTGGACAGCCAGTGACGGTCACCGAAGAGGAGCTGGAGTTCCTGCGGTCGGTGGTCCCTCCGCCGCCGGAAGGATATTAG